The following proteins are encoded in a genomic region of Chryseobacterium culicis:
- a CDS encoding RHS repeat domain-containing protein, translating to MYQYKDHLGNARVSFAKNSEGALEITDTNNYYPFGLNHIEGMLSTSNFGGYYSYKYNGKELQETGMYDYGARMYMADIGRWGVVDPLAEMNRAWSPFRYGFNNPIRFIDPDGRNEDIYELDEKANLIWKAESDRDVIYASKNFDNNGNLKAENDGGVDVGEKGYIEKNKQEITLKVPLKDSEGNFSDRMTTLSFYNNEGKAKEVAEYMYNNTSVESSNTSLNGSKGIFSVVGTFHLPTKSPFNAKDLGMSNFSFNGDYFYPSTIFAQDHNHPNDGIGWTPASGFESFSKGYRPSGDVRCLKGGCDINVAKDNPNVKLRVYISQLKKYMYYDSQKTNFE from the coding sequence TTATCCATTTGGTTTAAACCATATTGAAGGAATGCTTAGTACTTCTAATTTTGGAGGATATTATAGTTATAAGTACAACGGAAAAGAATTACAAGAAACGGGAATGTATGATTATGGCGCAAGGATGTATATGGCAGATATTGGAAGATGGGGCGTTGTGGATCCGTTGGCTGAAATGAATAGAGCTTGGTCACCATTTAGATATGGTTTTAACAATCCAATTCGTTTTATTGATCCTGACGGGAGAAATGAAGACATATATGAACTAGATGAAAAGGCAAATTTAATTTGGAAAGCAGAATCAGATAGAGATGTAATTTATGCTTCTAAAAATTTTGATAATAATGGAAATCTTAAAGCTGAAAATGATGGTGGTGTTGATGTTGGAGAAAAAGGTTACATTGAAAAGAATAAACAGGAAATTACTTTAAAAGTGCCTTTAAAAGATTCAGAAGGAAATTTTTCGGACAGGATGACAACTTTAAGCTTCTATAATAATGAAGGAAAAGCAAAGGAAGTTGCAGAATATATGTATAATAACACTAGTGTAGAATCTTCAAATACTTCACTTAATGGGTCTAAGGGTATATTTTCAGTGGTTGGAACTTTTCATTTGCCTACAAAATCTCCATTTAATGCTAAAGACTTAGGGATGTCTAATTTCTCTTTTAATGGTGATTATTTTTATCCAAGCACAATTTTTGCTCAAGATCATAACCACCCTAATGATGGAATTGGTTGGACTCCTGCAAGTGGATTTGAATCATTTTCAAAAGGATACAGACCTAGCGGAGATGTTCGTTGCCTGAAAGGTGGTTGTGATATTAATGTAGCAAAAGATAATCCTAATGTAAAACTAAGAGTTTACATTTCTCAATTAAAAAAATATATGTATTATGATAGTCAAAAAACAAATTTTGAATAA